From Aptenodytes patagonicus chromosome 1, bAptPat1.pri.cur, whole genome shotgun sequence, one genomic window encodes:
- the P2RY2 gene encoding P2Y purinoceptor 2: protein MANLTTPLAWTRVINSSLDPGGAGDNDYKCIFDEDFKYILLPVSYGIVCMVGLFLNLLALYVFIFRIKTWNASTTYMFNLAVSDTLYVVSLPLLVYYYAMGDNWPFSVGLCKIVRFLFYTNLYCSILFLLCISIHRFLGICFPLKSLQWGHVRYARRVSVIVWVVTVVCQSPVLFFVTTSVKRDTITCHDTSSKDLFGQFVIYSSVMLVLLFCIPFLIIIVCYCLMARRLLQPTRGISRLSRSKKKSVKMIIIVLVVFIVCFLPFHVTRTLYYSFRSWDLSCQTLNAINLVYKVTRPLASTNSCLDPILYFLAGQRFMKFAGNKMPGKPQNEMALGIVPNSHLGTSNDTDTLSKDVKS, encoded by the coding sequence ATGGCGAACCTAACAACTCCTCTAGCCTGGACCAGAGTCATCAACAGCTCCTTGGACCCAGGTGGCGCAGGGGACAATGACTACAAGTGCATATTTGATGAGGACTTCAAGTATATCCTGCTGCCTGTCTCCTACGGCATCGTGTGCATGGTGGGGCTCTTTCTCAACCTGCTGGCCCTCTACGTCTTCATCTTCAGGATCAAGACCTGGAACGCCTCCACCACGTACATGTTCAACCTGGCCGTGTCTGACACGCTCTACGTGgtctccctgcccctcctggtGTATTATTATGCCATGGGGGACAACTGGCCCTTCAGTGTGGGCTTGTGTAAGATAGTCCGCTTCTTGTTTTACACCAACCTCTACTGCagcatccttttcctcctctgcatcaGCATCCATCGATTCCTGGGCATCTGCTTCCCGCTGAAGTCGCTGCAGTGGGGACACGTTCGCTATGCCCGGAGGGTGTCGGTCATCGTGTGGGTGGTGACCGTCGTCTGCCAGTCACCCGTGCTCTTCTTCGTCACCACCAGCGTGAAGCGTGATACCATCACCTGCCACGACACGTCCAGCAAGGAcctctttggccagtttgtcATTTACAgttcagtgatgctggtgctgctcttctgCATCCCTTTCCTCATCATCATCGTCTGCTACTGCCTAATGGCCCGGAGGTTGCTGCAGCCCACACGGGGGATCTCCCGGCTGTCCCGATCCAAAAAGAAGTCAGTCAAGATGATAATCATCGTCTTGGTGGTCttcattgtttgttttcttcctttccatgtcACTCGTACCTTGTACTACTCCTTCCGGAGCTGGGACTTGAGCTGTCAGACCCTCAATGCTATCAATTTAGTCTATAAGGTGACTCGTCCCCTAGCTAGCACCAACAGCTGCTTGGATcccattttgtatttcttagcAGGACAACGATTTATGAAGTTTGCGGGCAACAAAATGCCAGGGAAGCCTCAAAATGAAATGGCGCTGGGCATTGTGCCCAACAGTCACCTGGGAACCAGCAACGACACAGACACGTTATCCAAGGATGTGAAATCCTAG